The following nucleotide sequence is from Aneurinibacillus soli.
AGGATTTTGCCGAGTCCTACCGGATAGGAGCGGATTACTTTGCTGTCTTGTAGGAGATGAAGTTGTCTTTGTTGCAAGGATACGATAATGGAGTACATATGTCTCACCTGGATTATCGTATTGAGGCGGGAAGTGATGTGCTCCTACGAACTGTTTTTTGATTTAGATCGGAAGTTTTTGCTTGGCGGCGATGGTTTTTTGCCAGGTGTAATAATTGGTTAAGAATACCCCTGCAAGTACGACAGTTGCCCCGACAAGTGTGAAGCCATGAACCGTTTCGCCGAGCAGGAGATAGCCGACAATTACGGCGATCACGGGTGATACGTATGTCCACGTAGCCGGAAACAGAGGATTCGTAACTTTGACGAGCCAGTAATAAATGCTTGAGGCAATGAGAGACCCAAACACAATCAGATAGAGAAGCGGCAGAACAGATGCTTGTGTGAGTCCAGTTGACGGAAATGGATGGGGCTCAAGCCAGAATGAAAGGATAAAAAGAAACAAGCTTCCAGAAAGCATCTGAACCCCGTTCATAACAGCAGGTGAAACACCACGATCAATTACATGTCGGGCTTGCACGGTACCGAGTGCATAAAAAAATTCAGCGATCAAAATAATGACAACACCGATTAGCCATTGTTTGGTCACGATAATACCTTTTGCAAGTTCAGGCCATACAATCAGGGCAACTCCGAAAAATCCAAGAACCATACCGAACTTTTCCACTTGCGGTACCTTTTTGCGATACACCA
It contains:
- a CDS encoding DMT family transporter, which produces MLFAYLLMCLIYGTTFLAIKLGLNAGFSPFWYAGARFGTAALIILLFLLFRRQRFPSRPRDYLEMASVGLCMTGIEFAAVYWAEQFVSSSFTALLAASTPLMVTITTVMVYRKKVPQVEKFGMVLGFFGVALIVWPELAKGIIVTKQWLIGVVIILIAEFFYALGTVQARHVIDRGVSPAVMNGVQMLSGSLFLFILSFWLEPHPFPSTGLTQASVLPLLYLIVFGSLIASSIYYWLVKVTNPLFPATWTYVSPVIAVIVGYLLLGETVHGFTLVGATVVLAGVFLTNYYTWQKTIAAKQKLPI